In Flavobacterium endoglycinae, one DNA window encodes the following:
- a CDS encoding ABC transporter permease/M1 family aminopeptidase, producing the protein MFSKLIQFEWHNNTRNWAFYATYIIYLILGFLVSAFANFSFSGAYKNSPFTLTYAIGLLSLMTIFSITLQVAQHFLKEYETKFDAILFSTPISKFHFLGSKFITAFVIAISSFGMFIIGMIIGHQMSWIPKSEIGPFEVLNYLWPYFVIVIPNILLCLSILATLAWLTRSKLFIYVGGLFIYLLYIAGSIFSNSPLFANASPSSAKAMSLAAKIDPFGLAAFLEQTRYWTSIEKNTQLLSLSGNFLFNRIIWICVSFLLIFVSYKLFSFRKTKTKKVKSVKINRKEAKVFSALIPEQQFKTSKHNWAVFKSNLKMDIYLVLKGIPFLLIAILFSGILTIEISDEIDGGIRLAENITNTALMISTIMDRLPFILILITLFYSSELLNRSENSRFEMLENTAPYSQFIVLISKLTTLFMIPMILIGITILIGIGFQIIHANAPIEIGLYLSMFYYIGFPLFLISILIIAIQTFIKNKYLGLAISAFIVLLFCTGIGEQLGISHPLFRFGDSFKREYFDLNGFGNYTFPFHISMLYNFGVALMLLTLTGILWKRNSTILKTIRRNSFNAIQKTIFAFGSILFIGFGSFLFYKTNIEYPYLTKDDYNNWSEQYEKRFKKYTNLAQPTIIAVKSKVDLFPEENRYEVKGTYELINNSEKPIDSLLLYIDRNSKLTSVKIENAKNLDDASQFQHYWYRLEKPLQLKQKMKMSFCFTSTWSSFKGHTAFNSIIENGSFMRISRYFPTFGYQDSNEISSKKERTKRHLKSQTPLKKLEEKSKTINDFIDYDVVVSTSKNQTAIGIGDLIESWKKDNRNYFHYKSNEKIPFRFAFSSAEYEIQKTNYKGISIEVYFDKRHSKNVTKLIQDLKNTLDYCQNNFGKYPYKTIRYAEVSAFADGFAATSYPSTVFMKENFGFYSNLNNRDKEDVINQLTAHELSHEWWGNSQISPEQKEGSWILTETLAQYTELMLYEKEHGLEKALETLKIHLDLYLSSRSYEPETPLYKTNYETPYLPYDKGMLVMHQLRILIGEEKVNLALHNFLSHYKYPTIPDSADLLKEIYLVTDSKLQPKLDEMFKKIITYSSKISEVESVKKNGFYEVSFKADSKKYLENSTGIRKQIVNDATIDIGIYDENGKLSCYTFPIQNNKIQGKIKIKNKPQRIVIDPYLMNIDTFIKDNEKEID; encoded by the coding sequence ATGTTTTCGAAATTAATTCAATTTGAATGGCATAACAATACCAGAAACTGGGCTTTTTATGCTACCTATATTATATATCTGATTCTTGGCTTTCTTGTGAGTGCTTTTGCGAACTTTTCGTTTTCGGGCGCTTATAAAAATAGTCCATTTACCCTGACTTATGCGATTGGTTTGCTATCGTTGATGACGATTTTCTCCATCACACTTCAAGTTGCACAGCATTTTTTAAAAGAATACGAAACCAAATTTGATGCGATTCTCTTCTCTACTCCTATTTCTAAATTTCATTTTTTGGGAAGCAAGTTTATCACTGCTTTTGTAATTGCGATTTCTTCTTTTGGAATGTTCATCATCGGAATGATTATCGGGCATCAAATGTCATGGATTCCGAAAAGCGAAATTGGTCCTTTTGAAGTTTTAAATTACCTCTGGCCTTATTTTGTAATTGTTATTCCTAATATTCTTTTATGTCTTTCGATTCTTGCAACGTTGGCTTGGCTTACGCGAAGCAAACTTTTTATTTATGTTGGCGGCTTATTCATCTACCTATTATATATAGCGGGTTCGATTTTTTCTAATTCGCCTTTATTTGCAAATGCTTCTCCGTCTTCCGCGAAAGCGATGTCTTTGGCCGCAAAAATAGATCCGTTTGGGTTGGCTGCATTTTTAGAACAAACGAGATATTGGACATCCATAGAAAAAAACACCCAATTGCTTTCGCTTTCAGGCAACTTTTTATTCAATCGAATTATCTGGATTTGCGTTTCTTTCCTTCTGATTTTTGTTTCTTATAAATTGTTTTCATTTCGAAAAACAAAAACTAAAAAGGTAAAGTCGGTTAAAATCAATAGAAAAGAGGCAAAAGTATTTTCTGCTTTAATTCCAGAACAGCAATTCAAAACCTCAAAACATAATTGGGCCGTTTTTAAAAGCAATTTGAAAATGGATATTTATTTGGTTTTAAAAGGGATTCCTTTTTTACTGATTGCGATTTTATTTTCGGGAATATTAACGATTGAGATTTCAGATGAAATTGACGGCGGAATCAGATTGGCAGAAAATATTACCAATACGGCTTTGATGATTTCCACCATTATGGATCGCCTACCCTTTATTTTAATTCTGATTACTCTTTTTTATAGTAGTGAATTATTAAATCGAAGCGAAAATTCAAGATTTGAAATGCTCGAAAATACAGCGCCGTATTCTCAATTTATAGTTTTGATTTCAAAATTGACGACGCTTTTTATGATTCCGATGATTTTGATTGGAATCACTATTTTAATTGGAATTGGTTTTCAAATCATACATGCAAACGCTCCAATTGAAATTGGACTTTACCTTTCAATGTTTTATTATATTGGATTTCCATTGTTTTTGATTTCGATTTTGATAATTGCCATTCAGACTTTCATTAAAAACAAATATTTAGGATTGGCCATTTCCGCATTTATTGTGCTTTTGTTTTGCACAGGAATTGGAGAACAATTAGGAATTTCACATCCGCTATTCCGATTTGGAGATTCTTTTAAAAGAGAATATTTTGATTTGAATGGTTTTGGAAATTATACTTTTCCGTTTCATATTTCGATGTTGTACAATTTTGGTGTGGCTTTGATGCTGCTAACTTTGACCGGAATTTTATGGAAACGAAATTCGACTATTCTAAAAACCATTCGAAGAAATTCATTTAATGCTATTCAGAAAACAATTTTTGCTTTCGGAAGTATTCTTTTTATTGGTTTTGGAAGTTTTCTTTTTTATAAAACCAATATTGAATATCCGTATTTAACGAAAGACGATTACAATAATTGGAGCGAGCAATACGAAAAGCGGTTTAAAAAATATACGAATCTTGCCCAGCCAACGATTATTGCAGTTAAAAGTAAAGTTGATTTGTTTCCTGAAGAAAATCGTTATGAAGTGAAAGGCACTTATGAATTGATCAATAATTCGGAAAAACCAATTGATAGTTTACTCCTATATATAGATCGAAATTCGAAACTGACTTCTGTTAAAATTGAAAACGCCAAAAATCTCGATGATGCTTCTCAATTTCAGCATTATTGGTATCGATTGGAAAAGCCTTTACAGCTAAAGCAGAAAATGAAAATGAGTTTTTGTTTTACCTCAACCTGGTCGTCCTTTAAAGGTCATACTGCTTTTAATTCGATTATTGAAAATGGTTCGTTTATGCGAATAAGCCGTTACTTTCCAACTTTTGGTTATCAAGATTCTAATGAAATCAGCAGTAAAAAAGAGCGTACAAAAAGACATTTAAAATCACAAACACCGCTGAAAAAGCTGGAAGAAAAATCGAAAACGATAAATGATTTTATTGATTATGATGTTGTCGTTTCGACTTCAAAAAATCAAACCGCAATTGGAATTGGAGATTTAATTGAAAGTTGGAAAAAAGACAACCGTAATTATTTCCATTATAAATCTAATGAAAAGATTCCATTTCGATTTGCTTTTTCTTCTGCCGAATATGAAATTCAAAAAACGAATTATAAAGGAATTTCAATCGAAGTTTATTTTGATAAAAGGCATTCTAAAAATGTTACCAAACTAATTCAGGATCTAAAAAATACCTTGGATTATTGCCAAAACAACTTTGGGAAATATCCGTACAAAACCATTCGCTACGCCGAAGTTTCTGCTTTCGCGGATGGATTTGCCGCAACTTCCTATCCGTCGACGGTTTTCATGAAAGAGAATTTTGGGTTTTACAGCAACTTGAATAATCGAGATAAAGAAGATGTCATCAATCAATTGACGGCTCACGAATTGTCGCACGAATGGTGGGGAAATTCACAAATTAGTCCAGAACAAAAAGAAGGAAGTTGGATTTTGACTGAAACTCTGGCGCAATACACCGAATTAATGTTGTATGAAAAGGAACATGGTTTGGAAAAAGCGTTGGAAACTTTAAAAATTCATCTGGATTTGTATTTGAGCAGCCGTAGTTACGAGCCCGAAACTCCGTTATATAAAACCAATTATGAAACTCCTTACCTACCTTATGATAAAGGAATGTTGGTGATGCATCAACTACGCATTTTAATTGGAGAAGAAAAAGTAAATCTGGCTTTGCATAATTTCTTAAGTCATTATAAATATCCTACAATTCCGGATTCTGCGGATTTACTGAAAGAGATTTATTTAGTTACGGATTCCAAACTTCAACCCAAATTGGATGAAATGTTTAAAAAGATTATTACTTATTCTTCTAAAATTTCTGAAGTTGAAAGTGTAAAAAAGAATGGTTTTTATGAAGTTTCTTTTAAAGCGGATTCTAAAAAATATCTCGAAAACTCAACAGGGATTCGCAAACAAATTGTCAATGATGCAACAATTGATATCGGAATTTATGATGAAAACGGAAAGTTATCTTGTTATACTTTTCCAATCCAAAACAATAAAATTCAAGGCAAAATTAAAATCAAAAACAAACCTCAACGCATTGTAATTGATCCTTATTTAATGAACATTGACACTTTTATAAAGGACAACGAGAAAGAGATTGATTAA
- a CDS encoding sigma-54-dependent transcriptional regulator, protein MTHKILIIDDEEKLRSLLVRIIKSEGFEVFEAKDLKSGFKKLEQTDIDVVLCDVKLPDGNGVDFVQNIKSSFPLAEVILLTAFGNIPDGVQAMKNGAFDYIVKGDDNDKIIPLLYKAVEKVHLQKKVKQLEKRIGDKYSFNTIIGKSKGIEQVIDLAQKVAKTDSTVLLTGETGTGKEVFAQAIHENSNRAGKSFVALNCSTFSKEILESELFGHKQGAFTGALKDKKGFIEEANGGTLFLDEIGEMPIDLQAKLLRVLETSEYIPVGDTTSKKSNFRLIAATNRDLKEESEAHRFRSDLYFRLNIFEIKLPSLRERAKDIPLLANYYVKQFSEKTNKKTLHTAADFLEKLENYSWPGNIRELKNVIERSVILSNGDTLTSDVLPYEIQHQTEKTNKPMSAFSMQSIEKLHIQKVLNYTKGNKAETARLLEIGIATLYRKIEEYGIEISKI, encoded by the coding sequence ATGACACACAAAATTTTAATTATAGACGACGAAGAAAAACTGAGAAGTCTGCTGGTTCGCATAATAAAATCGGAAGGATTTGAAGTTTTTGAAGCGAAAGATTTAAAATCTGGTTTTAAAAAACTGGAGCAAACCGATATTGATGTTGTTTTGTGTGATGTAAAACTTCCAGATGGAAACGGCGTTGATTTTGTGCAAAACATAAAAAGCAGTTTCCCTTTGGCAGAAGTTATTCTGCTGACGGCTTTCGGAAATATTCCCGACGGTGTTCAGGCGATGAAAAATGGCGCTTTCGATTATATTGTAAAAGGCGATGATAACGACAAGATTATTCCGCTTCTTTATAAAGCGGTCGAAAAAGTGCATTTGCAGAAAAAAGTAAAACAACTTGAAAAACGTATTGGTGATAAATATTCCTTCAATACCATAATCGGAAAATCAAAAGGAATTGAACAGGTAATTGATCTGGCCCAAAAAGTAGCCAAAACTGATTCGACTGTTTTATTGACTGGAGAAACAGGAACCGGAAAGGAGGTTTTTGCACAGGCAATTCATGAAAACAGCAATCGCGCAGGAAAATCTTTTGTGGCTTTAAATTGCAGCACTTTCAGTAAGGAAATTTTAGAAAGTGAACTTTTCGGCCATAAACAAGGTGCTTTTACCGGAGCTTTGAAAGATAAAAAAGGCTTTATTGAAGAAGCAAATGGCGGGACTTTATTCTTGGATGAAATTGGTGAAATGCCAATTGATCTTCAGGCAAAATTATTACGTGTTTTAGAAACTAGCGAATATATTCCCGTTGGAGACACGACTTCTAAAAAATCTAATTTTAGATTAATTGCTGCAACAAACCGAGATTTAAAAGAAGAAAGTGAAGCACATCGTTTCCGTTCTGATTTGTATTTCCGTTTGAATATTTTCGAAATCAAACTTCCTTCACTTCGTGAAAGAGCTAAAGATATTCCGTTACTCGCTAATTATTATGTGAAGCAATTTTCTGAAAAAACGAATAAAAAGACATTACATACTGCAGCTGATTTTCTCGAGAAATTAGAAAATTATTCTTGGCCGGGAAACATCCGTGAACTCAAAAATGTTATCGAGAGATCGGTTATTTTAAGCAATGGCGATACTTTGACTTCTGATGTTCTACCTTATGAAATCCAGCATCAAACAGAGAAAACCAACAAACCAATGTCGGCTTTTTCTATGCAAAGTATTGAGAAATTACACATTCAAAAGGTTTTAAATTATACTAAAGGAAATAAAGCTGAAACGGCGAGATTGTTGGAAATTGGGATTGCGACTTTGTATAGAAAGATTGAGGAATATGGGATAGAAATTTCCAAAATTTAA
- a CDS encoding DUF7674 family protein, translating into MKNQVNSIYKQAERFAEITKKNIICGNIVRAKKCLALAERLFITGSIETKNAISNVYVFSVSSFMEMRHCNISHLFPQTLKAEYIKQVNTSGV; encoded by the coding sequence ATGAAAAATCAAGTTAATTCTATTTACAAACAAGCGGAACGCTTTGCCGAGATTACTAAAAAAAACATTATCTGCGGCAATATCGTTCGTGCTAAAAAATGTTTAGCGCTTGCCGAACGTCTATTTATTACTGGCAGTATCGAGACTAAAAATGCTATTTCAAACGTGTATGTTTTTTCGGTTTCTTCTTTTATGGAAATGCGCCACTGCAATATTTCACATCTTTTCCCGCAAACTCTTAAAGCAGAATATATCAAACAGGTTAATACTTCGGGAGTCTAA
- the kdpF gene encoding K(+)-transporting ATPase subunit F, translated as MTALFIVSIAVFVYLVYVLIKPEKF; from the coding sequence ATGACTGCACTCTTTATTGTTTCAATTGCCGTTTTCGTGTATTTGGTTTATGTATTAATTAAACCTGAAAAATTCTAA
- the kdpA gene encoding potassium-transporting ATPase subunit KdpA codes for MNTELLGVIGIFLLTIVLAIPFGKYIAKVFLGDKTLLDPIFNPLEKIIFKISGINPAEEMNWKQHLKALLSINMLWFFLCFFVLLFQGSLPLNPDNNPSMSPDLAFNTTISFLVNCDLQHYSGESGVSYLSQMVLMFLQFVSAGVGIAAAAMVFTAMRERTTDKLGNFYNYFVKSCTRILLPLSAIVAIALVFSGTPMTFEGKDAITTLQGDHVEVSRGPAAAFVAIKHIGTNGGGFFGANSAHPLENPTYFTNAVELWAQMIVPFAMIFALGFFLKKQKFAYIIFGVMTVGFLLLVIPTMSSEISGNPAIEKMGISQLNGAMEGKEVRFGPAISGFWSIATTVISTGSVNSMHDSSMPVSGAMQLLAMMVNVFYGGCGVGYLNFYIFIILAVFISGLMVGRTPEFFGKKIEAREVKIAAFIAILHPLLVLAGTALASYFAAHDTAMGYWFSGNATGWLNNPGNHGFSEMLYEYTSSAANNGSGFEGLGDNNPFWNITTGIVLLLSRFIPIIGPLAIAGLLANKKYIPESAGTLKTDTTIFGIMIFAVIAIVAALSFFPALALGPLAEYFTLK; via the coding sequence ATGAATACAGAATTATTAGGTGTTATAGGTATTTTTCTCCTAACTATTGTTTTAGCGATTCCTTTCGGAAAATATATTGCTAAAGTATTTTTAGGAGACAAAACGCTTCTTGACCCAATTTTCAATCCGCTTGAAAAAATTATTTTTAAAATCAGCGGTATCAATCCAGCTGAAGAAATGAATTGGAAACAGCATTTAAAAGCACTTTTAAGCATCAATATGCTTTGGTTCTTTCTCTGCTTTTTTGTGTTGCTTTTTCAGGGTTCTTTACCGTTAAATCCAGATAACAATCCATCAATGTCGCCTGATTTGGCTTTTAATACAACCATTTCATTTTTAGTCAATTGCGACTTACAGCATTACTCAGGTGAAAGTGGGGTTTCTTACCTGTCACAAATGGTATTAATGTTTTTACAATTTGTTTCGGCTGGTGTCGGAATTGCTGCTGCTGCAATGGTTTTTACCGCTATGCGCGAAAGAACAACTGACAAACTAGGAAATTTCTACAACTATTTTGTAAAAAGCTGTACTCGTATTTTATTGCCACTTTCAGCAATCGTAGCAATTGCCTTGGTTTTTAGCGGCACTCCAATGACTTTTGAAGGAAAAGATGCTATCACTACTTTACAAGGTGATCATGTGGAGGTTTCTCGCGGACCAGCTGCTGCTTTTGTTGCCATTAAACATATTGGTACAAACGGTGGCGGATTTTTCGGAGCGAACTCGGCGCATCCTTTAGAAAACCCTACTTATTTTACCAATGCTGTTGAGCTTTGGGCACAAATGATTGTTCCGTTTGCGATGATTTTCGCACTTGGTTTCTTTCTTAAAAAACAAAAATTCGCTTATATCATTTTTGGTGTAATGACGGTTGGATTTTTACTCTTGGTAATTCCGACAATGTCAAGCGAAATCAGTGGAAATCCTGCTATCGAAAAAATGGGAATTTCTCAACTAAATGGAGCTATGGAAGGAAAAGAAGTCCGCTTTGGTCCAGCTATTTCAGGTTTCTGGAGTATTGCCACAACAGTGATTTCTACAGGTTCTGTAAACAGTATGCACGATAGTTCGATGCCGGTTTCGGGAGCGATGCAGTTATTGGCTATGATGGTCAATGTATTTTATGGCGGATGCGGTGTTGGTTATCTTAACTTTTACATTTTCATTATTCTGGCTGTTTTCATTTCTGGATTAATGGTTGGTCGAACTCCCGAGTTTTTCGGAAAGAAAATTGAAGCCCGCGAAGTTAAAATTGCCGCTTTCATTGCTATTCTTCACCCATTATTAGTTTTAGCAGGAACCGCTTTAGCTTCTTATTTTGCTGCCCATGATACTGCAATGGGTTATTGGTTCAGCGGAAATGCAACGGGCTGGCTAAACAATCCTGGAAATCACGGATTCTCTGAAATGTTATACGAATATACTTCGAGTGCTGCTAATAATGGTTCTGGTTTTGAAGGTTTGGGCGATAATAATCCATTTTGGAATATCACTACAGGAATTGTTTTGTTGCTAAGCCGTTTCATCCCAATCATCGGACCTTTGGCAATTGCTGGTTTATTAGCCAACAAAAAATACATTCCAGAAAGTGCAGGAACTTTAAAAACGGATACAACGATTTTCGGAATCATGATTTTTGCTGTAATCGCGATTGTTGCGGCTTTATCTTTCTTTCCTGCTCTGGCATTAGGTCCACTTGCTGAATATTTCACACTGAAATAA
- the kdpB gene encoding potassium-transporting ATPase subunit KdpB: MTTNKSTSLFESKQVKEALLQSFVKLNPKMMIKNPVMFTVEIGTAIMFAVCVSILMGATDQGSFIYNLIVFLILFVTLLFANFAEAIAEARGKAQADSLRKTREETPARQILPNGEIRNISSSQLKKDDIFICEAGDLIAADGEIIEGLATIDESAITGESAPVIREAGGDKSSVTGGTKVLSDKIKVKVTSEPGESFLDKMIALVEGASRQKTPNEIALTILLAAFTLIFVIVCVTLKPFADYANAPITIAAFIALFVCLIPTTIGGLLSAIGIAGMDRALRANVITKSGKAVETAGDIDVLLLDKTGTITIGNRKATNFYPTKGISFEDFVKSAVLSSLADDTPEGKSILELSEMIDVKNEAKASFLQTTSDISHTIKFTAETRTSGVILKDGTNIRKGAQDAAKKIAEQAGNVFPEDTLQQVITISSNGGTPLVVIKNNEIQGVIELQDIIKTGMKERFERLRRMGIKTVMVTGDNPLTAKFIAEKAGVDDFIAEAKPEDKMNYIRKEQAEGRLVAMMGDGTNDAPALAQANVGVAMNSGTQAAKEAGNMVDLDNDPTKLIEIVEIGKQLLMTRGTLTTFSIANDVAKYFAIVPALFITAIPALQGLNIMHLHSPESAILSAVIFNAIIIPILIPLALRGVEYRPIGASAILKRNLLIYGLGGLIVPFIGIKLIDLIVAIFI, from the coding sequence ATGACAACTAATAAATCCACATCATTGTTTGAAAGCAAACAGGTAAAAGAAGCTTTATTGCAGTCTTTTGTGAAGCTGAATCCAAAAATGATGATTAAAAATCCGGTAATGTTTACCGTAGAAATTGGAACTGCCATTATGTTTGCCGTTTGCGTTTCGATCTTAATGGGCGCAACCGACCAAGGCAGTTTTATTTACAATTTAATTGTTTTCCTAATTTTATTTGTAACGCTTTTGTTTGCCAATTTCGCTGAAGCTATTGCCGAAGCCAGAGGAAAAGCACAAGCTGACAGTTTAAGAAAAACCCGTGAAGAAACTCCTGCAAGACAGATTCTGCCAAATGGAGAAATCAGAAACATTAGTTCTTCTCAATTAAAAAAAGACGATATTTTCATTTGTGAAGCGGGCGATTTAATTGCTGCCGACGGAGAAATTATAGAAGGTCTGGCTACAATCGACGAAAGTGCAATTACGGGAGAAAGTGCTCCTGTAATTCGTGAAGCAGGAGGAGACAAATCTTCTGTAACGGGAGGAACAAAAGTGTTGTCTGATAAAATCAAAGTAAAAGTAACTTCAGAACCTGGCGAAAGCTTTTTGGATAAAATGATTGCTTTGGTTGAAGGTGCAAGCCGTCAGAAAACGCCAAACGAAATTGCCTTGACTATTTTGTTAGCGGCTTTTACCTTAATCTTCGTGATTGTCTGCGTTACTTTAAAACCTTTTGCCGATTACGCGAACGCTCCTATTACTATTGCTGCTTTTATTGCCTTATTCGTTTGTTTGATTCCAACAACAATCGGAGGACTTCTTTCTGCGATTGGAATTGCGGGAATGGACAGAGCTTTACGTGCCAATGTGATTACAAAATCAGGTAAAGCGGTTGAAACTGCTGGAGATATTGACGTTTTACTTTTGGATAAAACAGGAACAATCACCATCGGGAACAGAAAAGCAACTAATTTTTACCCAACAAAAGGCATTTCTTTTGAAGATTTCGTTAAATCTGCTGTGTTGAGTTCGCTTGCCGATGATACGCCAGAAGGGAAAAGTATCTTAGAATTAAGTGAAATGATAGATGTAAAAAATGAGGCAAAAGCAAGCTTTTTACAAACGACTTCTGACATTTCACACACCATCAAATTTACTGCTGAAACCAGAACTTCGGGTGTGATTTTAAAAGATGGAACCAATATTCGAAAAGGTGCGCAAGACGCTGCTAAAAAAATTGCAGAACAAGCTGGAAATGTTTTCCCTGAAGACACTTTGCAACAGGTAATCACAATTTCTTCAAACGGAGGAACGCCTTTAGTGGTAATTAAAAACAACGAAATTCAAGGTGTTATCGAATTGCAGGATATCATTAAAACCGGAATGAAAGAACGTTTTGAGCGCTTACGCAGAATGGGAATCAAAACGGTTATGGTTACGGGAGATAATCCGCTTACGGCTAAGTTTATTGCTGAAAAAGCGGGAGTTGATGATTTTATCGCCGAAGCGAAGCCTGAAGATAAAATGAATTATATCCGAAAAGAGCAAGCTGAAGGTCGTCTGGTTGCGATGATGGGAGACGGAACAAATGATGCTCCTGCCCTTGCCCAAGCCAATGTTGGTGTCGCTATGAACAGCGGAACGCAAGCAGCAAAAGAAGCTGGAAACATGGTTGATTTGGACAACGACCCAACCAAACTAATCGAGATTGTCGAAATTGGAAAACAGCTTTTAATGACTCGAGGAACTTTAACCACTTTTTCAATTGCAAATGACGTTGCTAAATATTTTGCGATTGTCCCAGCCCTTTTCATTACTGCCATTCCAGCATTGCAAGGTTTGAACATTATGCATTTGCACAGCCCAGAAAGTGCTATTTTATCGGCTGTCATTTTCAATGCGATTATCATTCCGATCCTGATTCCACTGGCATTGAGAGGTGTTGAATATCGTCCGATTGGTGCGAGTGCGATTCTAAAACGTAATCTTTTGATTTATGGCTTAGGCGGATTGATTGTTCCTTTCATCGGGATTAAGTTAATTGATTTAATCGTTGCAATCTTTATTTAA
- a CDS encoding K(+)-transporting ATPase subunit C → MKTIFSLIKLTAVTLILFAVIYPLAIYGIAQMAPNQGKGETLSVNGKVVGYQKIGQKFDKSNYFWGRPSAVDYNAAGSAGSNKGPSNAEYLALVQKRIDTFLVVHPYLKKAEIPADMVTASGSGLDPNISPQGALVQVKRVAKERNLAEAKVKALVESKINTAVVGPETVNVLELNVALDKLH, encoded by the coding sequence ATGAAAACTATATTTTCACTCATAAAACTTACTGCGGTTACTTTAATCTTATTCGCAGTTATTTATCCTCTTGCGATTTACGGAATCGCACAAATGGCTCCCAATCAAGGAAAAGGAGAAACACTTTCTGTTAACGGAAAGGTTGTTGGGTATCAAAAAATCGGACAAAAGTTCGATAAATCGAATTATTTCTGGGGAAGACCTTCGGCAGTTGATTACAATGCTGCCGGAAGCGCCGGAAGCAATAAAGGTCCGAGCAATGCTGAGTATTTAGCTTTGGTTCAAAAGAGAATCGATACTTTCCTTGTTGTTCATCCTTACTTGAAAAAAGCTGAAATTCCAGCTGATATGGTGACAGCTTCAGGAAGCGGTTTAGATCCGAATATTTCTCCGCAAGGCGCTTTAGTTCAAGTAAAACGTGTGGCTAAAGAACGAAATTTAGCTGAAGCTAAAGTAAAGGCTTTAGTGGAATCTAAAATTAATACGGCTGTTGTTGGACCTGAAACTGTGAATGTTTTGGAGTTGAATGTGGCTTTGGATAAGCTTCATTAA
- a CDS encoding porin gives MKKILLTALIAFGFSNLHAQEESKSPFTFSGYVDVYYSYDFGKPENHTRPSFFYNYNRSNEINLNLGLAKVNYSKGNVRGNFALMAGTYTQYNMSAEQDLLKNVYEANVGVKISQKHDLWIDAGIMPSHIGFESAIGKDCANLTRSILAENSPYYEAGVKIGYTSDSGKWYLAAMYLNGWQRIQKIDGNQTPAFGTQVTYKPTDKVVLNWSTYAGNEQPDINKKWRYFNNFYGQFKVTEKMNLTAGFDIGSQQSAKNSNKYDTWFSPVLILQYKPTDKIQLAARGEYYSDEKGVIIATETPNGFKTYGFSANFDYLITDNVMFRIEARNLSSKDEIFTKNNLPTDTNTFVTTALAISF, from the coding sequence ATGAAAAAAATACTACTTACTGCTTTAATCGCATTTGGTTTTAGCAATTTACATGCACAAGAAGAGTCTAAAAGTCCGTTTACGTTCTCTGGATATGTAGACGTTTATTATAGTTACGATTTCGGGAAACCGGAAAATCATACGCGCCCAAGCTTTTTTTATAATTATAACCGAAGCAATGAGATAAACCTGAATTTGGGTTTGGCAAAAGTGAATTATTCTAAGGGAAATGTGCGAGGAAATTTTGCCTTGATGGCGGGAACTTATACTCAATATAATATGTCGGCTGAGCAGGATTTATTGAAAAATGTTTATGAAGCGAATGTTGGTGTGAAGATTTCACAAAAACATGATTTATGGATTGATGCTGGAATTATGCCTTCGCATATTGGGTTTGAAAGTGCGATTGGGAAAGACTGTGCGAATTTAACCCGAAGCATTCTGGCTGAAAATTCGCCTTACTATGAAGCGGGTGTAAAAATTGGCTATACTTCTGATTCTGGAAAATGGTATTTGGCTGCGATGTATTTGAACGGCTGGCAAAGAATTCAGAAAATCGACGGAAATCAAACTCCGGCTTTTGGAACACAGGTTACGTATAAGCCAACTGACAAAGTCGTTTTGAATTGGAGCACATACGCAGGAAATGAACAACCTGATATTAACAAAAAATGGCGTTATTTTAATAATTTCTACGGACAATTTAAAGTAACCGAGAAAATGAATCTAACCGCAGGTTTTGATATTGGTTCGCAGCAATCGGCTAAAAACAGTAACAAATACGATACTTGGTTTTCGCCTGTTTTGATTCTGCAATACAAACCAACAGATAAAATTCAGCTGGCAGCACGAGGCGAATATTACAGTGATGAAAAAGGTGTAATTATCGCAACAGAAACGCCTAACGGATTTAAAACTTACGGATTTTCAGCTAACTTTGATTACTTAATTACTGATAATGTTATGTTTAGAATTGAAGCGAGAAATCTGTCTAGCAAAGATGAAATTTTCACCAAAAACAATCTGCCAACAGATACAAATACTTTTGTAACAACGGCTTTGGCAATTAGTTTCTAA